A window of Exiguobacterium sp. Helios genomic DNA:
CTGACGTCCGCACAACAGGAATTGGAACAGGTTGCCGATAAAGCCATCGTCCGCGGGAAAATGACGACGGAAGAAGTCGGGCAACTGTTCGACCGTTTGCGTTATGCAACGGATTTAAAGGAGTCTGTCAGAGACGCAGATCTTGTGATTGAAGCCGTTCCGGAACGGCTTGATATTAAGCGGACAGTCTTTGAGACACTGGACCGTTATGCGCCGGCAGGTTGTGTTTTTGCGACCAATACGTCGACGATGAGCCCGACCGAGATTGCTTCGTTTACGAAACGTCCGGAACGGGTCATGGCGATGCACTTCTTTAATCCGGTTCATCGGATGCCGCTCGTCGAACTGGCACGGGGGCTTGAAACGTCAGAAGAGACCGTGTCGATTTGTGAAACCGTTGCGCAACAAATGGGGAAAGAGACAGTTGTCATCCGTGAGTTTCCCGGACTCGTCACGTCACGCATCAGTGCCCTTGTCGGCAATGAAGCATTTTATATGTTGCAGGAAGGACTCGGCACACCGGAAGAAATTGATAAAGCAATTAAGCTCGGACTGAACTATCCGATGGGACCGTTCGAACTCGGGGATCTCGTCGGACTCGACACCCGCTTAAACAATCTACGGTATCTTCACGAAAAGTTAGGCGAAAAATACCGTCCGGCACCGCTCCTCGAACAATACGTCAAAGCAGGACGTCTCGGACGGAAAACCGGGCGCGGCGTCTATGATTATTCGGACAGCGGGGTGAAGAGCCGATGAGACGTGTCGCCATCATGGATGCGGTCCGTACACCAATCGGCCGCTATAACGGAGTACTCAAAGACGTCCGGCCGGATGATTTAGGGGCTTGTGTCATCAAAGCGCTCGTTGATCGAAATCCGGAGTTGGATCCGCATTTAATCGAAGAAGTGATTTTTGGAAATGCCAATCAGGCAGGGGAAGACAACCGGAATGTCGCCCGCATGTCTGGCCTGCTTGCCGGTCTGCCGGTCGAAGTTGCCGGAACAACCGTTAACCGGTTGTGCGGTTCCGGACTCGATGCTGTCATCGCCGCAGCCCGGGCGATTGCGATGAACGAAGGGGAGATTTATATTGCCGGCGGAACGGAAAGCATGACCCGGGCTCCGCTCGTCATGGGCAAGCCGGAAACCGGTTTCGCCCGCGGGAATCCGGCGATCTACGATACGACGATCGGGTGGCGGTTCGTCAATGAAAAACTGCGAGATATGTACGGAACAGACTCGATGCCGGAGACGGCGGAACACGTCGCAACCCGGTATGGGATTTCACGGGAAGCGCAAGATGATTTTGCCTTTTTAAGTCAGCAACGGGCGAAACAGGCGATGGAGACACATCGTTTTCAAACAGAACTTGTTCCGGTGCAGTATACGACACGCAAAGGACAGATCGTCGAAGTGAAGACGGATGAACATCCACGTCCTGACACGAGTCGCGAAAAACTGGGCACGCTTAAAAGCCTGTTTCCGAACGGCACCGTCACGGCAGGGAATGCTTCCGGTATCAACGACGGGGCAGCTGCCTTGTTATTGATGAGTGAAGAAACAGCGGAACGTCTCGGATTGACACCGCTCGCCTATTACCGGGCCAGTGCCGTTGCCGGCGTCGAACCGGCTGTCATGGGAATCGGACCGGTTGATGCGACGCGCAAAGCGCTGAACCGGGCAGGATTGACGGTCAACCAGCTGGATTTGATTGAACTCAACGAAGCGTTTGCCGCACAAAGCGTCGCCTGTATGCAAGAACTCGGATTACCGCCGGAAAAAGTCAACGTCAACGGAGGAGCCATTGCCTTTGGTCATCCGCTCGGTGCAAGCGGAGCACGGATTTTAACGACGTTAATCCACGAGATGTGCCGCACGAATCAGACATATGGTCTGGCGACGATGTGTGTCGGGGTCGGACAAGGCATTGCCCTCGTCGTGGAACGGGAGGGACTCACATGATTCATTTGGAACGACGCGACTACGTCGTCATCATTCGGATTGACCGGCCGGAACGGATGAACTGCTTTGATTATCCGACGCTGGTTGAGCTGCAACAGCTGGTCACGACCGTTCGTCACGATCCGACCATCCGGGTTGTCATCTTTACCGGAACAGGGAAGGCGTTCAGCGCCGGTGCTGACTTGAAGGAACGGGTGACGTTAAACGAAACGGAAGTCCGGCGAAACGTCGAAGCCATTCGTGACGTCTTCACAGATATCGCCCATCTGCCGCAACCGACGATTGCTGCGGTCAACGGTCATGCACTCGGCGGCGGTTTCGAATGGATGCTCGCCTGTGATTTCCGGATCATCGTCGAAGGGGCATTGGTCGGATTGACAGAAACCAGTTTCGGCATCATTCCCGGTGCCGGCGGGACACAACGGTTGCCGCGGTTGATTGGAGAGACCCGGGCGAAAGAACTGATTTTCACAGCCAGGAAAATTGATGCACAGACCGCTGAACAGTACGGGATTGTCTCGCGTGTCGTCGCAACAGGGGAAGAATTGATGGCAGTTTGTCTTTCGTTTGCGGATGAGATGTTACAAAATGGACCGGTTGCCATCCGACAGGCTAAACAGGCGATTGACCAAGGACTCGATCAATCTCTCTCGGAGGGCTTGAAAATTGAAACATCCGCTTACGAAGCGGTCATCCCGACGGAAGACCGGCTGGAAGCGTTACGCGCCTTCGCCGAAAAACGGACGCCACAGTTTCAAGGAAAATGAGGATGGTCGTCCTCTGAAATAACACGTATACTAACGGTACACAAAAAAACGTTATATTAAAGAGAGAGTGAATGACATGAGTGCGAATACCCAATCGATGATTTTTACGGTATACGGAGATTACATCCGCCATTACGGCAATCAAATCTGGGTCGGCAGTCTGATCCGCCTATTGAAAGAATTCGGTCATAATGAACAGGCGGTCCGGGTTGCCGTTTCCCGGATGGTCAAACAAGGCTGGTTGACGTCACAAAAACAAGGGACAAAAAGTTTTTATTCGTTGACCCCGCGCGGTGTTGAGCGGATGGAAGAAGCCGCGCGACGGATATACAAATCGACGCCTCATGTCTGGGACGGGAAATGGCGGACCTTGATGTACACGATTCCGGAGGACAAACGGCAAATTCGGGATGAATTACGAAAAGAGTTGTCCTGGAGCGGTTTCGGGAATTTATCGAACGGGGTCTGGATTTCACCGAACCCGCTCGAAAAAGAAGCGGAGCGGTTGATTGACGCCTACGGTATCACCGAGTACGTCGATTTTTTCGTCGGCGAATATCATGGACCGCAACCGGATCAATCGCTGGTCGAACGCGCTTTCCCACTGGATGAGTTGCAAGAACGGTATGAACGGTTCATTGCGGAATACAGCCGGCGTTATATCGTCCATCAAAGCCGGATTCAGCTTGGCGAGATGGACGAGGAGCAGTGTTTTGTCGAACGGACGACACTTGTCCATGAATACCGGAAGTTTTTGTTTACCGATCCCGGTCTGCCGCAAGAGTTGTTGCCGGATGAGTGGAGCGGTCATCATGCCGCTTTGCTGTTTGAACAATACTACCGGCTACTCGCGGAACCGGCGAGCCGGTTTTTTGAATCGATCTTCCGTGAAACACATGATGTGACGCAAAAAAGTGCTGATTATGATGCATCGGAACATCCGTTGTTCGCGGAACGATAAAACGAAAACGCTCATCCCGAAGAAGCGAGATGAGCGTTTTCGTGCCGACAATCAATTTTCAGCAAGCTGTTTGCGGAAGGCGTATCCTTTATCGACATACGAATCGATGGATTCCTGAATCATCTCAAGGTCTGCTGCCGTGAGTTCCCGCACGACCTTGCCCGGTGATCCGATGATGAGCGAACGAGGCGGGAATTTTTTGCCGGATGGGATTAAGGTGTTGGCACCGATGATACATTCTTCACCGATTTCAGCATGATCGAGAACAGTGGCCCCCATACCGACAATCGAGCGCCGACCGATTTTACAACCGTGCAAGATGGCATTGTGACCGACCGTCACTTCATCTTCGACGATGACCGGTGCACCCTCGTAGAGATGGATGGTCGCATTGTCCTGGATACTGCAACGTTTGCCGATCGTAATCGGTCCTTCATCGCCGCGCAGGACGGCATTGAACCAAATCGTCGATTCTTCGCCGACGGTCACGTCACCAATCAAAAAAGCACCGGGGGCGACAAACACATGTGTGGCTAGCTTTGGTGAAACATCGCGGTACGGAATATTCATAAGGACGCCTCTTTTCTAAAAATGAATTAAAATTCAGTCCTACTTAGTATACCATTCTTAACAACGGAAACGGAGGGAGACCATGTCTCGTCTATGTACCACATTACAGATTGATGTGCCGATCATTCAAGGGGGTATGGGGAATATCAGCCATGCCGAACTGACGGCGGCGGTCTCGAATGCCGGAGGTCTCGGAACGATTGGATGCGGAACGATGACGCCTGTCGAGGTCAAACAATTGATTGACGCGACACGAAGCTTGACGTCGCGTCCGTTTGCCTTGAATATCGCCATCCGGGTCTCACCTTATACCGAACAGTTGATTGAGTTAGCAATCGAGGAACGGATTCCGGTCGTGTCCTTGTCAGCCGGTAATCCGGCTCCTTTTTTATCGAAGTTACGGGAGGCGGGAATCCGGACGATTGGTGTCGTTGCTTCCGTCAAACAGGCAATTAAAGCCGAGCAGTCCGGAGTGGACATACTGGTAGCGGAAGGCGTCGAGGCGGCGGGAATCAATTCACCGCTCGAGTTGACGACGATGACCCTGATTCCGCAAATCACGGATCATGTCACGCTTCCTGTCCTTGCCGCGGGCGGCATCGGCGACGGACGTGGTCTTGCAGCAGCCTGGATGCTCGGAGCAGAAGGCGTGCAGCTCGGAACCCGGTTGATTGCGACACAGGAATCCCGTGTCCATGAGCACTATAAAAGACACCTCGTGCAGGCGGATGATCTCGGGACACGAATCATCGGCCGAGAAGTCGGACAAGTCCGGCGGGTATTGAACGGACCGTATGTCGATGCGTTGCAGCCGACATCACTCGCTGCCTTTCAGGAACAGACGAACGAATCGTTTCATATCAAAGGGGCACTCGAAGGCGACGAAACAGCAGGATACGTCAATGCCGGTCTCGTTTCCGGTTTGATTGATGATGTTCCGACCGTTGCGGAACTCTTTAACCGGATGATGGATGATGCTTTCGGACGAATCGAACGGACATACCGGGCACTCCAGTAACTCCAGTAACGTGAATATAAGCGCAGCTGACCGATCAGGTCGGCTTTTTTTGTGTTTCAGGACATTTGTCCTTTAAAAAGATGACAGAATAGGGTCTACTCGTAACTAGAGAAAAAGGAGGATGAAGATGCAAGGAATCGTGTTTGCCTTATTCAGTGGATTGTTTATTGCCTTACA
This region includes:
- a CDS encoding enoyl-CoA hydratase-related protein, producing MIHLERRDYVVIIRIDRPERMNCFDYPTLVELQQLVTTVRHDPTIRVVIFTGTGKAFSAGADLKERVTLNETEVRRNVEAIRDVFTDIAHLPQPTIAAVNGHALGGGFEWMLACDFRIIVEGALVGLTETSFGIIPGAGGTQRLPRLIGETRAKELIFTARKIDAQTAEQYGIVSRVVATGEELMAVCLSFADEMLQNGPVAIRQAKQAIDQGLDQSLSEGLKIETSAYEAVIPTEDRLEALRAFAEKRTPQFQGK
- a CDS encoding 3-hydroxyacyl-CoA dehydrogenase, with product MVQQMVVVGSGVMGRGIAYVAAASGFDVTLVDVEQQLLTSAQQELEQVADKAIVRGKMTTEEVGQLFDRLRYATDLKESVRDADLVIEAVPERLDIKRTVFETLDRYAPAGCVFATNTSTMSPTEIASFTKRPERVMAMHFFNPVHRMPLVELARGLETSEETVSICETVAQQMGKETVVIREFPGLVTSRISALVGNEAFYMLQEGLGTPEEIDKAIKLGLNYPMGPFELGDLVGLDTRLNNLRYLHEKLGEKYRPAPLLEQYVKAGRLGRKTGRGVYDYSDSGVKSR
- a CDS encoding acetyl-CoA C-acyltransferase, coding for MRRVAIMDAVRTPIGRYNGVLKDVRPDDLGACVIKALVDRNPELDPHLIEEVIFGNANQAGEDNRNVARMSGLLAGLPVEVAGTTVNRLCGSGLDAVIAAARAIAMNEGEIYIAGGTESMTRAPLVMGKPETGFARGNPAIYDTTIGWRFVNEKLRDMYGTDSMPETAEHVATRYGISREAQDDFAFLSQQRAKQAMETHRFQTELVPVQYTTRKGQIVEVKTDEHPRPDTSREKLGTLKSLFPNGTVTAGNASGINDGAAALLLMSEETAERLGLTPLAYYRASAVAGVEPAVMGIGPVDATRKALNRAGLTVNQLDLIELNEAFAAQSVACMQELGLPPEKVNVNGGAIAFGHPLGASGARILTTLIHEMCRTNQTYGLATMCVGVGQGIALVVEREGLT
- a CDS encoding nitronate monooxygenase family protein, encoding MSRLCTTLQIDVPIIQGGMGNISHAELTAAVSNAGGLGTIGCGTMTPVEVKQLIDATRSLTSRPFALNIAIRVSPYTEQLIELAIEERIPVVSLSAGNPAPFLSKLREAGIRTIGVVASVKQAIKAEQSGVDILVAEGVEAAGINSPLELTTMTLIPQITDHVTLPVLAAGGIGDGRGLAAAWMLGAEGVQLGTRLIATQESRVHEHYKRHLVQADDLGTRIIGREVGQVRRVLNGPYVDALQPTSLAAFQEQTNESFHIKGALEGDETAGYVNAGLVSGLIDDVPTVAELFNRMMDDAFGRIERTYRALQ
- the paaX gene encoding phenylacetic acid degradation operon negative regulatory protein PaaX — its product is MSANTQSMIFTVYGDYIRHYGNQIWVGSLIRLLKEFGHNEQAVRVAVSRMVKQGWLTSQKQGTKSFYSLTPRGVERMEEAARRIYKSTPHVWDGKWRTLMYTIPEDKRQIRDELRKELSWSGFGNLSNGVWISPNPLEKEAERLIDAYGITEYVDFFVGEYHGPQPDQSLVERAFPLDELQERYERFIAEYSRRYIVHQSRIQLGEMDEEQCFVERTTLVHEYRKFLFTDPGLPQELLPDEWSGHHAALLFEQYYRLLAEPASRFFESIFRETHDVTQKSADYDASEHPLFAER
- a CDS encoding gamma carbonic anhydrase family protein, with the translated sequence MNIPYRDVSPKLATHVFVAPGAFLIGDVTVGEESTIWFNAVLRGDEGPITIGKRCSIQDNATIHLYEGAPVIVEDEVTVGHNAILHGCKIGRRSIVGMGATVLDHAEIGEECIIGANTLIPSGKKFPPRSLIIGSPGKVVRELTAADLEMIQESIDSYVDKGYAFRKQLAEN